CCAAATCCATTGTGGAGACCGGCAGCGGCAAATACATCCTCAAACCCGTGATCCGTACCATACTGGAAGCTGTGGGCGGTAATATCAAAGGAGTGGTGTTACCGGACAGTGTGCAAACCGCCCGTATTGGCGATCGACGGTATGGATACCGTGGCCAGTACCTACAGTGCGGCAGGGGAATACCTGATCCGTGGTGTGGACGCAGGCACATATGCCCTGCATTTTATCCCTACCGACACTACGCTGGAGTCTTTTGTACAACCGGGTGTTGTGGTAAATCTTGGGCAAGTGACGGTAGCGGATACCGTTCAACTGGTCAAAAAATAAAGGTTTTCGAGAACGGAGAATGCCGCGGTTCCCTTACAGGGCCGTGGCTTTTCCATTTTGTACCCGTGCCTGATGAACCCTTTAATGCAGGATGGTACAACTTCATCCTGGCAGGAGGTTACGTTCGACCGGCGTTATGAAGCCCTTTTTATTCAAGATGATACAACGTCATTCCCTGGTAATGGTTCTGGAGTTGATGCACCATGATGTTGTTGGGAATATCCCCGCGTTTCATCGCGGTAATGCAGCACGATGTGGTTGTCT
This genomic stretch from Chitinophaga sp. XS-30 harbors:
- a CDS encoding DUF4382 domain-containing protein; protein product: MLRNLMTGFLLLAGSVYLTACDKNESAQNESAQLQIALTDDPGDYKEVWIDVKEIRINMTGQDDAGWTTLAGVNTGAYNLLDLVNDKDTVLVDAVIPTGTISQIRLVLGDNNFIITNNGEKLMLQTPSAQQSGLKLNIHQAVTGGIINKLTLDFDVAKSIVETGSGKYILKPVIRTILEAVGGNIKGVVLPDSVQTARIGDRRYGYRGQYLQCGRGIPDPWCGRRHICPAFYPYRHYAGVFCTTGCCGKSWASDGSGYRSTGQKIKVFENGECRGSLTGPWLFHFVPVPDEPFNAGWYNFILAGGYVRPAL